A single Candidatus Thalassolituus haligoni DNA region contains:
- a CDS encoding EVE domain-containing protein: MNYWLFKTEPDAFGIDDLASRPEQTEPWDGVRNYQARNFLRDEVKSGDLVFIYHSSCKEIGIAGLAEVVQEGYVDHSQFDPQSKYYDPKATLEKPRWYRVDVKLKQTFPRVLPLKTIKAMPEITELGLVKKGHRLSIMPVNKQEFDILLQRAS, translated from the coding sequence ATGAACTACTGGCTGTTTAAAACAGAACCGGATGCCTTTGGCATTGATGATCTGGCATCCCGCCCGGAGCAAACCGAGCCATGGGATGGCGTGCGTAATTATCAGGCGCGCAATTTCCTCCGTGACGAGGTGAAATCGGGCGATCTGGTGTTTATTTATCACTCCAGCTGTAAAGAAATAGGGATTGCCGGGCTGGCGGAGGTGGTGCAGGAAGGCTATGTCGATCACAGCCAGTTTGATCCACAATCAAAATACTATGATCCCAAAGCCACGCTGGAAAAGCCGCGCTGGTATCGGGTGGACGTCAAGTTGAAACAGACATTCCCCCGCGTATTGCCACTCAAGACCATCAAGGCCATGCCAGAGATCACCGAACTGGGCTTGGTAAAGAAGGGCCATCGGCTGTCGATCATGCCGGTGAATAAACAGGAATTTGATATTTTGCTCCAGCGAGCCAGCTGA
- a CDS encoding DUF4870 family protein produces the protein MSGFPNQPSPHQPATKPPRPPLSPQDDNAKTQALIAYCLLGAGYFTGLFWVIGGVWAMVKIDDFRGSLFEDHFVNIIKVFWWGMGMTVIGIVTTFIFIGWLILLGTFIWTVFKIVKGLSQLTSNRAYADQG, from the coding sequence ATGTCAGGCTTTCCAAACCAGCCATCACCCCACCAGCCAGCAACCAAACCACCAAGACCACCGTTGTCGCCGCAAGACGACAATGCCAAAACCCAGGCACTGATTGCTTACTGTCTGTTGGGTGCTGGCTACTTTACCGGCTTGTTCTGGGTCATTGGCGGGGTGTGGGCGATGGTCAAAATTGATGATTTCCGCGGATCGCTGTTTGAGGATCACTTTGTCAATATCATCAAAGTGTTCTGGTGGGGGATGGGCATGACGGTGATTGGCATTGTGACTACCTTTATTTTTATTGGCTGGCTGATTTTGCTGGGGACGTTTATCTGGACGGTGTTCAAAATCGTCAAGGGCTTGTCTCAGCTAACATCGAACCGGGCCTACGCTGATCAAGGTTGA
- the metG gene encoding methionine--tRNA ligase → MTNSTRKILVTSALPYANGSIHLGHLLEYIQTDIWVRFQKSRGHQCTYVCADDAHGTAIMLRAEKEGRSPEDQIAAVKAEHEADFAAFQIGFDNFHSTHSEENRELSAQIYTRLRDKGHIAVRSIKQAFDPEKEIFLADRYIKGDCPKCSTPDQYGDNCEACGATYSPAELKNPYSTISGATPVEKESEHYFFKLQDFDAFLKEWTRSGTLQPEIANKLAEWLDSGLQEWDISRDAPYFGFEIPDAPGKYFYVWLDAPIGYMASFKNLCNSDAGQARGLNFDDYWKVGSDAEVYHFIGKDIVNFHALFWPAMLTAAEYRTPTAVNAHGFVTVNGAKMSKSRGTFIKARTYLNHLNPTYLRYYFAAKLGSSVDDFDLNLEDFVQRANTDLVNKLVNIASRTANFVFKAGGKLSDSCAEPAMMQEFIDAGDQIAAHYEARDFGKAMKDIMALADRANEYIQEKAPWAMNKEEGRQQEVIDVCSVALNLFRQLMTYLTPVLPELAEKTCQFMNLDDLNWESRSNILLGHDINKFQPMLARAEMDKVTAILEETQTELAIENGEEPAAASNANASKESKKQDKKKKSKGPELREDGNEVIADTIEFPDFAKVDLRVARIIKADHVEGAEKLLQLTLDIGNGETRNVFSGIKAAYKPEDLEGKLTIMVANLAPRKMKFGLSEGMVLAAGPGGSEIYLLEPNEGSQPGMRVM, encoded by the coding sequence ATGACAAACAGCACTCGCAAAATTCTGGTCACCAGCGCCCTGCCCTACGCCAACGGCTCCATTCACCTCGGCCACCTGCTGGAATACATCCAGACCGACATCTGGGTACGCTTCCAGAAGTCCCGTGGCCACCAGTGCACCTACGTGTGTGCCGACGACGCCCACGGCACCGCGATCATGCTGCGCGCCGAAAAAGAAGGCCGTTCGCCAGAAGACCAGATTGCTGCTGTCAAAGCGGAACACGAAGCCGACTTCGCCGCTTTCCAGATTGGCTTCGACAACTTCCACAGCACCCACAGTGAAGAAAACCGTGAACTGTCGGCGCAGATATACACTCGCCTGCGCGACAAAGGCCATATCGCGGTACGCTCCATCAAACAGGCGTTCGACCCGGAAAAAGAAATCTTCCTGGCCGACCGTTACATCAAGGGCGACTGCCCCAAGTGCTCCACTCCCGACCAGTATGGCGACAACTGCGAAGCCTGCGGTGCCACCTACAGTCCGGCCGAATTAAAAAACCCGTACTCCACCATCTCGGGTGCCACACCGGTTGAAAAAGAATCCGAGCATTATTTCTTCAAGCTGCAAGATTTTGATGCATTCCTGAAAGAATGGACACGCTCCGGCACCCTGCAACCGGAAATTGCCAACAAGCTGGCCGAATGGTTGGACTCCGGATTGCAAGAATGGGACATCTCCCGCGATGCCCCTTACTTCGGTTTTGAAATTCCTGATGCTCCAGGCAAATATTTTTATGTCTGGCTGGATGCTCCCATTGGCTACATGGCCTCGTTCAAAAACCTTTGCAACTCCGACGCCGGTCAGGCCCGTGGCCTGAACTTCGACGATTACTGGAAGGTTGGCTCCGACGCTGAGGTGTATCACTTCATCGGCAAGGATATCGTCAACTTCCACGCGCTGTTCTGGCCGGCCATGCTCACTGCCGCCGAATACCGTACTCCAACGGCCGTCAACGCCCACGGTTTTGTCACCGTCAACGGTGCCAAGATGTCCAAGTCACGCGGCACCTTTATCAAGGCTCGTACCTACCTTAACCATCTGAACCCGACCTACCTGCGTTACTACTTTGCTGCCAAACTGGGTTCCAGCGTTGATGATTTCGACCTCAACCTCGAAGACTTCGTCCAGCGCGCCAATACCGATCTGGTCAACAAACTGGTCAACATCGCCAGCCGTACCGCCAACTTTGTCTTCAAAGCCGGAGGCAAACTCAGCGACAGCTGTGCCGAGCCAGCCATGATGCAAGAATTTATCGACGCCGGAGACCAGATCGCTGCGCACTACGAAGCCCGCGATTTCGGCAAAGCCATGAAAGACATCATGGCACTGGCCGACCGCGCCAACGAATACATCCAGGAAAAAGCCCCCTGGGCCATGAACAAGGAAGAAGGCCGCCAGCAAGAAGTCATCGACGTCTGCTCCGTTGCCCTCAATCTGTTCCGCCAGTTAATGACCTACCTGACCCCGGTACTGCCCGAACTGGCGGAAAAAACCTGCCAATTCATGAACCTCGACGACCTGAACTGGGAAAGCCGCAGCAACATCCTGCTGGGCCATGACATCAACAAATTCCAACCCATGCTGGCCCGCGCCGAAATGGACAAGGTCACTGCGATTCTGGAAGAAACCCAAACGGAGCTGGCCATTGAGAACGGCGAAGAGCCTGCGGCTGCCAGCAACGCTAACGCCAGCAAAGAGAGTAAAAAACAAGACAAGAAGAAAAAATCCAAAGGACCAGAACTCCGGGAAGACGGCAACGAAGTGATTGCCGACACCATCGAGTTCCCAGACTTCGCTAAAGTCGATTTGCGTGTTGCTCGCATCATCAAGGCTGACCACGTCGAAGGTGCTGAAAAACTGCTGCAACTGACGCTGGACATCGGCAACGGCGAAACCCGCAACGTCTTCTCCGGTATCAAGGCCGCCTACAAACCGGAAGACCTCGAAGGCAAACTCACCATCATGGTGGCCAACCTGGCACCACGAAAAATGAAGTTTGGACTGTCCGAAGGCATGGTACTGGCCGCAGGGCCGGGTGGGTCAGAGATCTACCTGCTGGAACCCAATGAAGGTTCGCAGCCTGGGATGCGGGTGATGTAA
- the menA gene encoding 1,4-dihydroxy-2-naphthoate octaprenyltransferase: MSYWWLAIRPKTIPASIGPILLGTALASTETTINGLVFGLAILCAIALQIAVNLANDLFDGLNGVDTEARLGPARMVQSGFITPKAMAIALALFTLMAMLCGLTLAALTHWNLLLVGITCLLAVFAYSAGPLPLASVGLGEVTVLIFFGWVAVMGSYWLQTGELTLTALLYGTSAGLFSVAILLVNNLRDIPTDRASGKLTLPARLGEAGTRQLFLGVTAAALLIHLLAAWPQPWLMLIPVLLCLKPVLNLIRGIYSLSGGELNTLLAQTAKAGLIYCGTSSALLVLLS; this comes from the coding sequence GTGTCGTACTGGTGGCTAGCCATTCGCCCGAAAACCATTCCAGCCTCAATTGGCCCGATTCTGCTGGGCACTGCGCTTGCGTCCACCGAGACCACCATTAATGGCCTGGTATTCGGCCTGGCAATACTCTGTGCCATTGCCTTACAGATTGCGGTGAACCTCGCCAACGACCTGTTTGATGGCCTCAACGGTGTCGATACGGAAGCACGATTAGGCCCCGCCAGGATGGTGCAATCCGGTTTTATAACGCCCAAAGCCATGGCGATCGCACTGGCACTATTCACTCTGATGGCCATGTTGTGTGGCCTGACACTGGCCGCACTGACCCATTGGAACCTGCTGCTGGTCGGCATCACCTGCCTGCTGGCCGTATTTGCCTATAGCGCTGGTCCACTGCCATTAGCCTCGGTGGGCCTTGGAGAAGTCACGGTACTGATATTCTTTGGCTGGGTTGCCGTGATGGGCAGCTACTGGCTGCAAACTGGCGAGCTGACACTCACCGCCCTGCTATATGGCACCAGCGCCGGATTATTCAGTGTGGCTATTTTACTGGTGAACAACCTGCGCGACATTCCTACCGATCGTGCCAGCGGCAAGCTCACCTTACCGGCACGTCTGGGCGAAGCAGGCACGCGACAGCTGTTTCTCGGCGTTACTGCAGCTGCCTTGCTGATCCATCTGCTGGCGGCCTGGCCGCAGCCATGGCTCATGCTGATTCCCGTGCTGCTGTGCCTGAAACCGGTATTGAACCTGATTCGCGGTATTTATAGCCTCAGCGGAGGCGAACTGAATACCCTGCTAGCCCAGACCGCCAAAGCCGGACTGATCTACTGTGGCACCAGCTCCGCCTTACTGGTACTGCTGTCGTGA
- a CDS encoding bile acid:sodium symporter family protein, whose amino-acid sequence MQQMVSQVVLPVVLALIMFAMGLGLTRQHFIAVLRQPMVALLGLALQMVLLPLIALTIILIFNLPLIAGAGLYLVALCPGGATSNLFTLLARGNVALSICLTAMTSMLVPFTLPWLFSVYMQAEGAEMSQFGLPLGLMTKQLIVVTLVPVLLGMAIRHFFAALAVRVEKHIKTVATLAMLAVIGLLLASNWALLETMFSISGAAVMTLSLSSLLLAWSVARQLQLSQADSRTIALEVGVQNAGTAMMVALSLLHQPELAMVPLMYGLLMNIPAFGFIGWITRRDDSVQQEQGQQQAG is encoded by the coding sequence ATGCAGCAAATGGTTTCACAAGTGGTTTTACCCGTTGTCCTGGCACTGATTATGTTTGCCATGGGGCTGGGCTTGACCCGCCAGCACTTTATCGCGGTATTACGCCAGCCCATGGTGGCGTTGCTGGGTCTGGCATTGCAGATGGTGTTACTGCCACTGATCGCCCTGACTATTATTTTGATATTTAACTTACCGCTGATTGCCGGTGCAGGACTGTATCTGGTGGCCTTGTGTCCGGGTGGTGCCACTTCGAATCTGTTTACTTTACTGGCACGCGGTAATGTGGCGCTGAGTATTTGCCTGACGGCGATGACCAGTATGCTGGTGCCGTTTACCTTGCCCTGGTTATTTTCTGTCTATATGCAGGCGGAAGGGGCGGAGATGAGTCAGTTCGGCTTGCCACTAGGCTTGATGACCAAACAGCTGATCGTGGTGACCCTGGTGCCGGTATTACTCGGGATGGCGATTCGTCATTTTTTTGCAGCTCTGGCTGTTCGGGTCGAGAAACATATCAAGACCGTGGCGACGTTAGCCATGCTGGCTGTGATCGGATTACTATTGGCCAGCAACTGGGCATTGCTGGAAACGATGTTCTCGATCAGTGGCGCTGCCGTTATGACGCTGAGTTTGTCGTCGTTATTGCTGGCATGGAGCGTTGCCCGGCAGTTACAGCTGAGTCAGGCAGACAGTCGCACTATTGCCTTGGAAGTGGGTGTTCAAAATGCCGGTACGGCGATGATGGTAGCGCTGTCGTTATTGCATCAGCCGGAATTGGCCATGGTGCCGTTGATGTACGGCTTATTGATGAACATTCCGGCGTTTGGTTTTATCGGCTGGATTACCCGGCGGGATGACTCTGTGCAGCAAGAGCAGGGGCAACAGCAAGCGGGTTGA
- a CDS encoding transporter substrate-binding domain-containing protein produces the protein MFALMLNPLQAAEADGLATGLEAGPAANLNLTEEERTWLLNHHTIRVHNETNWGPFNYYEFGRPKGYSIEFMGLLAEKLGIQVEYITGPSWGEFMAMLGNQELDVMLNIIKTENRSKHILFTDPYVNNPPGIVVRDDNNDIRDLRDLNGRVLAIPKGFFYQEIIERHFPGIQLLLLTDQLESLKAVSFGHADATIGGIAIQNYLMRNHLINNTKVIGGIDDPRFDNNLRIGVRPDWGILRNILQKTLESVTEQERNSLGRRWLSSGLQSTQVLQLDKDEKDFLTTHPVLRVHNEMAWPPFNFNEQGKPKGFSIDVMNLIAKKTGFRIEYISGPGWSDFLHMMHERQLDMMLNIVNTPERREYIRFTRPYAVNPNIIASKKSAKYESIESLKGKTVAIPKGFFYEEVLSKEHPEIKLHLVKNAVESLKAVSIGKADAALGEAAVFNHLIARNMLNDLTISGEVDVGQPDLANLRIGVRSDWPILQGIMDRAVDSLTRDELATISQHWMGNENYIARPGSGLALTNAEKAYLEKQPNITFCANPDWMPLEKIGEGGKHEGMVADYLGLMADRIGISLTLVQTDSTAQSLEYAKSRRCDIMSAAFETPEAARQLNFTKPYLRLPLVIAIQEDSLFVDGLKSLDQQTIAVPSGYGLLKKLQRDYPRLQVIEVPSITDGLRQVEEGRIFGMIGAIAPIGHAIRKDRFIDLKIGGRLDEDWKLAIAVRNDTPELLSMFNKATDYITEEERSKVFQRWVAVKFEQQVDYHLVWKLVAAVLAIMLAIVLWNWKLARLNHRLKTEMGLRHKVEQQLQNANNELSRKNNELSVLSTTDKLTGLANRRYIESQLDTVLESQQSERNPFSVMLLDIDHFKQINDQYGHLLGDEVLKSIARILENNTRDTDRIGRWGGEEFMIILPNTSAALAYRLAEKLRTAIAAEQFEDVDHVTASIGLVDSSIPGETARQLVLKADNALYCAKKAGRNRVVADSEQPALDLY, from the coding sequence TTGTTTGCGCTCATGCTGAATCCGCTACAGGCGGCGGAAGCTGATGGTCTGGCAACCGGGTTAGAAGCCGGGCCAGCGGCGAATCTTAATCTCACCGAAGAAGAGCGCACCTGGTTGCTGAACCATCACACTATACGGGTGCACAACGAGACCAACTGGGGACCGTTCAACTACTACGAATTCGGGCGTCCGAAAGGTTATTCCATCGAGTTTATGGGTCTGCTGGCGGAAAAGCTGGGCATCCAGGTTGAGTACATCACCGGGCCGAGCTGGGGCGAGTTTATGGCGATGCTGGGCAACCAAGAGCTGGATGTGATGCTCAACATCATCAAGACCGAAAACCGCAGCAAACACATTCTGTTTACCGACCCCTATGTCAACAACCCGCCTGGTATCGTGGTACGAGATGATAATAACGATATCCGCGATCTGCGCGATCTGAATGGCCGGGTGCTGGCGATTCCGAAGGGGTTCTTCTACCAGGAAATCATTGAGCGCCACTTCCCGGGCATACAGCTGTTGCTGTTGACCGACCAGTTGGAAAGCCTCAAGGCGGTGTCGTTTGGTCACGCAGACGCCACCATCGGTGGCATCGCCATTCAAAATTACCTGATGCGTAACCATTTGATCAACAACACCAAGGTGATTGGCGGTATCGACGATCCGCGTTTTGACAATAACCTGCGTATCGGTGTGCGACCCGACTGGGGAATCTTGCGTAATATTCTGCAAAAAACGCTGGAATCTGTGACCGAACAGGAACGCAACAGCCTCGGCCGCCGCTGGCTCAGCAGTGGCCTGCAGAGCACTCAGGTGTTGCAGCTGGATAAAGACGAAAAGGACTTTTTGACGACTCATCCGGTTTTGCGGGTTCACAACGAAATGGCCTGGCCACCGTTCAACTTTAATGAACAGGGCAAGCCCAAAGGTTTTTCTATTGATGTGATGAACCTGATTGCCAAAAAAACCGGTTTTCGTATTGAGTACATCAGTGGCCCTGGCTGGAGCGATTTTCTCCACATGATGCACGAGCGCCAGCTGGATATGATGCTCAATATCGTTAACACCCCGGAGCGACGTGAATATATTCGTTTTACCCGTCCTTATGCGGTGAACCCGAATATTATTGCTAGTAAAAAAAGTGCCAAATACGAGAGCATCGAAAGTCTGAAAGGCAAAACCGTAGCAATACCCAAAGGCTTCTTTTATGAAGAAGTACTCAGCAAGGAACACCCTGAGATCAAACTGCACCTGGTGAAAAATGCAGTTGAAAGTCTCAAGGCCGTCTCGATCGGCAAGGCCGATGCCGCACTGGGCGAAGCCGCCGTCTTTAACCATCTGATTGCCCGCAATATGCTCAACGACCTCACCATCTCTGGCGAAGTGGACGTCGGTCAGCCAGATCTGGCCAACCTGCGTATTGGCGTACGTTCCGACTGGCCGATTCTGCAAGGCATCATGGATCGTGCGGTCGACTCGCTCACCCGTGATGAACTGGCAACTATCTCCCAGCACTGGATGGGTAACGAAAACTACATCGCCCGTCCTGGCAGTGGCCTGGCGCTGACCAATGCTGAAAAAGCCTATCTGGAAAAACAGCCCAACATCACCTTCTGTGCCAACCCCGACTGGATGCCGCTGGAAAAAATCGGTGAAGGGGGCAAACACGAAGGTATGGTGGCTGATTACCTCGGCCTGATGGCAGATCGGATTGGTATCAGCCTGACACTGGTACAGACCGACAGCACCGCCCAGTCGCTGGAATACGCCAAGAGCCGCCGCTGTGACATCATGTCGGCCGCGTTTGAAACCCCTGAGGCGGCACGCCAACTTAACTTCACCAAACCTTACCTGAGACTGCCGTTGGTGATTGCCATCCAGGAAGACTCGTTATTTGTGGATGGCCTGAAATCCCTCGACCAGCAAACCATCGCGGTGCCCAGTGGCTATGGCTTGCTGAAAAAATTGCAACGGGATTATCCGCGTTTGCAGGTGATTGAAGTGCCCAGTATTACCGATGGTCTCCGGCAAGTTGAGGAAGGCCGGATCTTCGGCATGATTGGTGCCATTGCACCGATTGGCCACGCTATTCGCAAAGACCGCTTTATCGACCTCAAAATTGGCGGGCGACTGGATGAAGACTGGAAACTGGCCATTGCCGTGCGCAACGATACGCCGGAGTTGCTCTCCATGTTCAACAAGGCGACCGATTACATTACCGAAGAAGAACGATCCAAAGTTTTCCAGCGTTGGGTCGCCGTGAAGTTTGAACAACAAGTGGATTACCACCTGGTCTGGAAACTGGTGGCTGCGGTGCTGGCGATTATGCTGGCCATCGTCTTGTGGAACTGGAAACTGGCGCGCTTGAACCATCGTCTTAAAACCGAGATGGGACTACGCCATAAAGTCGAACAGCAGTTGCAAAACGCCAATAACGAGCTCAGCCGTAAAAACAATGAACTGTCGGTACTGTCGACTACCGACAAGCTGACAGGCCTGGCGAACCGCCGTTATATCGAAAGCCAGCTGGACACCGTACTGGAAAGCCAGCAAAGCGAACGAAATCCTTTCTCGGTGATGCTGCTGGACATCGACCACTTCAAACAGATTAACGACCAGTACGGCCACCTGTTGGGAGACGAAGTGCTGAAAAGCATCGCCCGTATTCTGGAAAACAACACCCGTGACACCGACAGAATTGGCCGCTGGGGCGGGGAAGAATTCATGATTATTCTGCCCAATACCTCCGCTGCTCTCGCTTACCGCCTGGCAGAAAAATTACGCACCGCCATTGCTGCAGAACAGTTTGAAGACGTCGACCACGTCACCGCCAGCATCGGGCTGGTCGACAGCAGCATTCCTGGCGAAACCGCACGACAACTGGTACTCAAGGCCGACAACGCGCTTTATTGTGCCAAAAAAGCTGGTCGTAACCGGGTGGTTGCCGACAGCGAACAGCCAGCGCTTGATCTGTACTAA
- a CDS encoding DUF2892 domain-containing protein encodes MQCNVGKSDRIFRIVAGLAMILAGVFFHSWWGAVGLVPLVTAAMGWCPLYVVLGIKTCKAPD; translated from the coding sequence ATGCAATGTAATGTCGGTAAGAGTGATCGGATTTTTCGTATCGTCGCAGGCTTGGCAATGATACTGGCGGGTGTGTTTTTTCACTCCTGGTGGGGCGCTGTTGGTTTGGTGCCATTGGTAACGGCAGCAATGGGCTGGTGCCCGCTGTACGTCGTACTGGGTATAAAAACCTGCAAAGCGCCGGATTGA
- a CDS encoding glutathione S-transferase family protein, whose translation MKIYGDSQSGNCYKIQLVCAMLNIPHQWITVDILAGETRSAAFLRKNPNGKIPTLELDDGRTLSESNAIINYLAADSDLLPKDTFTLAKMQQWQCFEQYSHEPYIAVARFIAKYQGMPASRQAEYKAKQSGGYLALGVMEQQLAATPYLCGDQLTNADISLYAYTHVAHEGGFELERYPAIQAWLDRVEATPGFIAMA comes from the coding sequence ATGAAAATCTACGGCGATAGCCAGTCCGGCAACTGTTACAAAATCCAGCTGGTGTGCGCCATGCTGAATATCCCACATCAGTGGATTACGGTGGATATTCTGGCTGGCGAAACCCGCAGCGCGGCGTTTTTACGCAAAAACCCCAATGGCAAGATTCCGACACTGGAGCTGGACGATGGCCGCACACTGAGCGAATCCAACGCCATCATCAACTATCTGGCGGCGGATTCCGACTTGCTCCCCAAAGACACGTTCACACTGGCAAAAATGCAGCAGTGGCAGTGTTTTGAGCAATACAGCCACGAACCCTACATTGCTGTTGCCCGTTTTATTGCCAAATACCAGGGTATGCCCGCATCACGTCAGGCTGAATACAAGGCAAAACAATCTGGCGGTTACCTGGCGCTAGGGGTCATGGAACAACAACTGGCAGCAACGCCCTATCTTTGCGGTGACCAGCTCACCAATGCCGACATCAGCCTTTATGCCTATACCCATGTTGCCCATGAAGGCGGTTTTGAGCTTGAGCGCTATCCCGCTATCCAGGCCTGGCTTGACCGTGTTGAAGCGACGCCCGGATTTATTGCCATGGCGTGA
- a CDS encoding HlyC/CorC family transporter has translation MNEVPLSVLFGILAVLIIFSGFFSSSETGMMSLNRYRLRHLVKNNHQGAKLASKLLEKPDRLIGTILTGNNLVNFAAAALATIISQRLWPDNPDLAVFVNTILFTLIVLIFAELTPKTLAAIAPEQIAFPASPILLGLQWFLHPFVWFVNTIANGLLKLIPIDTSNTNSDHLSTEELRTVVREAGSMIPKRHQHMLLSILDLEKMTVNDIMVPRNEIYGVDLDDDMDVLVELLRTTQHTRVPIYRGDINNIIGILHARSLARVMSQGEFTREDIEAASREPYFIPESTPLHTQLFNFQKNQRRIALVVDEYGDVQGICTLEDILEEIVGEFTTDVLSASSPDVHPQEDGSFIVDGTAFIRDVNKTMHWDLPIAGPKTINGMIVEILEHIPESPVCLRIGRYRFEILQLKDNMIKAVRVTLDKPRKTNA, from the coding sequence TTGAACGAGGTTCCCTTAAGTGTGCTGTTCGGCATACTCGCGGTACTGATCATTTTTTCAGGATTCTTCTCCAGTTCCGAAACCGGCATGATGTCGCTTAACCGCTATCGTTTGCGGCATCTGGTTAAAAATAACCACCAGGGCGCCAAACTGGCTTCCAAACTGCTCGAAAAACCCGACCGCCTGATCGGCACGATCCTTACCGGTAATAATCTGGTCAACTTTGCCGCTGCGGCGCTGGCGACCATCATTAGTCAACGGCTGTGGCCTGACAATCCGGATCTCGCCGTTTTCGTCAACACCATTCTGTTCACCCTGATCGTGCTGATTTTTGCTGAGCTGACTCCCAAAACCCTGGCAGCTATAGCCCCGGAGCAGATCGCGTTCCCGGCCTCCCCTATCCTGCTGGGACTGCAGTGGTTTTTGCATCCGTTTGTGTGGTTTGTAAATACCATTGCCAATGGTCTGCTGAAGCTGATTCCCATCGACACCAGCAACACCAATTCGGATCATCTGAGCACAGAAGAGCTGCGCACGGTGGTACGCGAAGCTGGATCGATGATTCCGAAGCGCCACCAGCACATGCTGCTGAGTATCCTCGATCTGGAAAAGATGACGGTAAACGACATCATGGTGCCACGGAATGAGATCTATGGGGTCGATCTGGACGACGACATGGATGTATTGGTCGAGCTGCTGCGTACCACACAACACACCCGTGTGCCGATTTATCGTGGCGACATCAATAACATCATTGGCATTCTTCATGCCCGCTCACTGGCACGAGTGATGAGTCAGGGCGAGTTTACCCGCGAGGATATTGAAGCCGCCTCACGCGAGCCATATTTTATTCCCGAGAGCACCCCACTCCATACCCAGCTGTTCAACTTCCAGAAAAACCAGCGCCGGATTGCACTGGTGGTTGATGAATACGGTGATGTCCAAGGGATTTGTACGCTGGAAGATATTCTCGAAGAGATCGTCGGCGAATTCACCACCGATGTGCTGTCGGCCAGTTCACCGGATGTACATCCGCAGGAAGATGGCAGTTTTATTGTTGATGGCACCGCTTTTATTCGCGATGTGAACAAGACCATGCATTGGGATTTACCCATTGCTGGCCCAAAAACCATCAATGGTATGATTGTGGAGATTCTGGAACATATTCCCGAATCGCCCGTCTGTTTGCGCATCGGGCGTTACCGCTTCGAGATCTTGCAGCTCAAGGATAATATGATCAAAGCCGTCAGGGTGACGCTGGACAAGCCACGCAAAACGAACGCCTAA